Proteins from one Rosa chinensis cultivar Old Blush chromosome 7, RchiOBHm-V2, whole genome shotgun sequence genomic window:
- the LOC112180503 gene encoding phosphatidylserine decarboxylase proenzyme 2 isoform X2 — protein sequence MLAWLLACGRVNTYDQIQKRRPYAKKLCLDKNGPRFARISVYETNKMYKNTLIGFCEIDLLEFLTRELESDSSSECETLNLLDPSSPDKVVGEISVSISVEDPIETEKSFARRILSIVDYNEDGHLSLSEFSDLITAFGNQVAANKKEEMFKAADKNGDGVVSMDELADLLAIQQEKEPIINCCPVCGETLEDSDTLNHMIHLTLCFDEGTGKQVMTGGFLTDKQANYGWMFKLSEWAHFSSYDIGLNSGSSSSHILVFDRRTKRLVEELIDGKIVLSMRAIYQSKLGHGLLDTGAKELLQNISEKQGRKMNSLESAKDIPKFVEFFKDQLNLAEMKYPLEHFKTFNQFFVRELKPGARPVACPERDDVAVCGADSRLTAFSSVDDSLRFWIKGRKFSVQGLLGKDICSSAFIEGTLVIFRLAPQDYHRFHSPVSGTVEQFVNIPGCLYTVNPIAVNSKYCNVFTENKRVVSIISTTEFGKVAFVAIGATMVGSITFLKKEGDHVEKGDEFGYFSFGGSTVICVFEKDAIEIDEDLLANSSRSLETLVSVGMKLGVSKKQANIGLPDLHNCVLQD from the exons ATGCTAGCTTGGTTATTGGCTTGTGGGAGGGTTAATACATATGATCAGATCCAAAAGAGAAGGCCTTAT GCAAAGAAGCTTTGTCTGGACAAAAATGGGCCTCGTTTTGCAAGGATCTCAGTGTATGAG ACGAATAAAATGTATAAGAACACTCTGATAGGATTTTGTGAGATTGATCTACTTGAATTTCTAACCAGG GAATTAGAATCCGATTCCAGTTCCGAGTGTGAGACATTGAACCTGTTAGATCCATCATCACCAGACAAAGTCGTGGGAGAAATATCTGTTTCAATATCTGTTGAG GACCCTATTGAAACAGAAAAGAGTTTTGCAAGACGCATTTTATCCATAGTG GACTACAATGAAGATGGACACCTTTCATTGTCTGAATTTTCTGACTTAATTACTGCTTTTGGGAATCAAGTGGCAGCGAACAAG AAAGAGGAGATGTTTAAAGCAGCTGACAAGAACGGGGATGGTGTTGTTAGCATGGATGAGTTGGCTGACCTTCTTGCCATTCAACAAGAAAA GGAACCAATAATCAATTGCTGTCCTGTTTGTGGCGAGACTCTTGAAGATTCTGATACGCTGAACCAcatgattcatttgaccctatgTTTTGATGAAGGAACTGGAAAACAGGTTATGACTGGAGGATTTTTGACAGATAAACAGGCTAATTATGG GTGGATGTTTAAGCTTAGTGAATGGGCCCATTTTTCATCCTATGACATTGGTTTAAACTCTGGATCAAGTAGTTCCCATATTCTG GTATTTGATCGGAGGACAAAGAGACTTGTGGAAGAATTGATAGATGGAAAGATTGTCTTGTCAATGAGAGCCATTTACCAGTCAAAGCTAGGGCATGGCCTTCTGGATACAG GGGCTAAGGAGCTCTTGCAGAACATCTCTGAAAAGCAAGGGAGGAAAATGAACTCTCTGGAATCTGCTAAAGATATACCAAAATTTGTCGAATTTTTTAAG GATCAactcaatttggctgaaatgaAGTACCCTTTGGAACATTTTAAG ACATTCAATCAATTTTTTGTGAGAGAGTTAAAGCCTGGTGCAAGACCAGTTGCCTGCCCAGAACGTGATGATGTTGCCGTCTGTGGTGCAGATAGCCGTCTTACAGCATTCAGTTCTGTTGATGACAGTCTAAGATTTTGGATTAAG GGTCGGAAGTTTTCAGTTCAAGGACTTCTGGGGAAAGATATTTGTTCCAGTGCTTTTATTGAAGGAACATTGGTTATCTTTCGTTTGGCACCACAG GATTATCATCGTTTTCATAGTCCTGTTTCTGGAACTGTTGAGCAGTTTGTAAATATACCTGGATGCCTATATACG GTTAACCCTATTGCTGTTAATAGCAAGTATTGTAATGTCTTCACTGAGAATAAGCGAGTAGTATCAATTATATCAACGACAGAGTTTGGAAAG GTGGCTTTTGTTGCAATCGGTGCAACAATGGTTGGCAGCATTACCTTTTTAAAGAAGGAGGGAGACCATGTTGAGAAAGGAGATGAG TTTGGATATTTCTCGTTTGGTGGAAGCACTGTGATTTGTGTTTTCGAAAAG GATGCGATTGAGATAGATGAGGATCTCTTAGCAAATAGTTCCCGATCACTAGAGACCTTGGTTTCTGTTGGGATGAAGTTGGGTGTGTCAAAAAAACAAGCCAACATTGGGTTGCCAGACTTACATAACTGTGTGTTGCAAGATTGA